One genomic window of Mucilaginibacter sp. SJ includes the following:
- a CDS encoding TonB-dependent receptor gives MYKNSTALKRGQIPRAISKLFLIMKLSFFLCLVSILQVSASTTFAQRISLSKNNASLVETLKDIHRQSGYSVLYNSKMLKKALPVNVDLKDAALDEALKQCFRDQPFSYVINNTTIVVTPKPAESKAIQVITVTGSVKDQKGVPLPGVTIKVKGTNTGAQTNLDGNYTITVNDNSAVLVFSFIGFVNQEVTVGNQTKIDIVLKEQTSALNEIVVVGYGTQKKVNLTGAVSSVSGETLNKRPVVNPASMLQGLAPGVQINTGSGEPGNESVSIRIRGNSTFSGAGSDPLVLIDGVPGNFSDLNPTDIDNVSVLKDAASASIYGSRAANGVVLVTTKQGKAGQMSVTYDGNLGYNSPTKMFKLVTNSAQYMEMFNQARINSGTTDPNSLYPQDQIDLYRNSTDRLHYPNTDWLSLIFRTALTQNHNLTFSGGSEKTTYNVSLGYVNQDGIERGFDYKRYSARINLTSKINDHIKFGTNVLLKSGTRGAVAGNPSSPSQWDGSSMDLFLSAMSQAPTYGPYLTDGSGRYTYKAYDFEYNNKNPIAVLDQNFRRITNDYAVNAQGWFEVQFNKDISWYTKGAVNFNMDKYKDFKATLDEYNFKTNQLATSLDLGKGLTDQDQQTVYTNLFSYLNYAHDFHGHNLKAQFGYSIEQSKYQYLQGYRKNFPVLDLQELNAGGSDIQNAYGTSNQWALMSYFGRLNYDYKGRYLLEGNIRDDGSSRFNGANKWGVFPSFSAGWRVTEEPFVKAMNLTWLDNFKLRGSWGQLGNQNVGNYPYQALLNLTGNYSFDNSTLTTGVAQQALNNPVIKWETTTMTDIGLDVTIFKNFNLTADWYNKTTSDILRQAQVTAVVGLSSPTINDGVVNNRGIELGLSYNNVIRDGALKGLAFNIGANVDHNRNRLVKFGQTEINDYKINQNGLPWNSFYMLDVIGIFQSAAEVANSPKQFSDSTLPGDLKYRDVNGDGKIDQNDRTIIGGVYPKLNYSFNLSASFKGFDLSAMMQGVYGVKSYVSGWGTIPFVQGSSPTTDWLNAWTPEHPSTSMPRIYFGQSAPDKIGRRSTFFLQDASYLRLKNLVLGYTIPAQLTKKIGINRLRVYFAGDNLLTITKFKGLDPERYGSGDQVQYPQNKIYSFGLNVSF, from the coding sequence ATGTACAAAAATTCTACTGCATTAAAGCGCGGGCAGATACCCCGTGCCATATCAAAATTATTTCTGATCATGAAATTGTCGTTCTTTTTGTGTCTGGTTTCGATACTTCAGGTAAGTGCCTCAACCACGTTTGCGCAAAGGATAAGTCTTAGTAAAAATAACGCTTCGCTTGTTGAAACGCTTAAAGACATCCACAGGCAAAGCGGATATAGTGTACTCTACAATTCCAAAATGCTAAAAAAGGCACTTCCTGTAAACGTTGACCTTAAAGATGCTGCTTTAGACGAAGCGCTGAAGCAATGTTTCCGTGATCAGCCCTTTAGTTATGTAATTAACAATACTACCATTGTAGTTACACCCAAACCGGCCGAAAGCAAGGCGATACAGGTTATTACAGTTACAGGTTCAGTGAAAGATCAGAAAGGCGTGCCTTTACCGGGTGTAACCATAAAGGTAAAAGGAACCAATACCGGGGCACAAACCAATTTAGACGGTAATTATACCATCACGGTGAATGACAACAGTGCCGTATTGGTTTTCTCGTTTATAGGTTTTGTTAACCAGGAGGTAACCGTTGGTAATCAAACCAAAATTGATATTGTGCTTAAAGAACAAACTTCGGCACTTAACGAAATTGTGGTGGTTGGTTACGGTACACAAAAGAAAGTGAACCTTACAGGAGCTGTATCGTCAGTATCCGGCGAAACATTGAATAAACGCCCTGTTGTTAATCCCGCTTCTATGTTGCAGGGCCTGGCCCCGGGTGTACAGATCAATACAGGCTCCGGCGAACCGGGAAATGAGAGCGTATCTATCCGCATCCGTGGTAACAGTACATTCAGCGGCGCCGGTTCAGACCCATTGGTATTAATAGATGGCGTTCCCGGTAACTTTAGCGATCTTAACCCAACTGATATCGACAATGTGTCGGTGTTGAAAGACGCTGCATCTGCATCAATATACGGTTCAAGGGCTGCCAACGGCGTGGTGCTTGTAACAACGAAGCAAGGTAAGGCCGGACAAATGTCTGTTACTTACGATGGTAACTTAGGATACAATAGCCCGACCAAGATGTTTAAACTGGTTACCAATTCTGCCCAGTATATGGAGATGTTTAACCAGGCACGTATCAACAGCGGCACAACTGATCCTAACTCACTTTATCCGCAGGATCAGATTGATTTGTACCGCAACAGTACTGACAGGCTGCATTATCCCAATACCGATTGGCTAAGCCTGATATTCAGAACGGCTTTAACACAAAATCATAACCTGACATTTAGCGGTGGCAGTGAAAAAACTACGTATAACGTGTCATTGGGATATGTTAACCAGGACGGTATCGAAAGAGGCTTTGATTATAAGCGATATAGCGCAAGGATCAATCTAACCTCAAAGATTAACGATCATATAAAATTTGGCACTAATGTATTATTAAAGTCAGGTACCAGGGGTGCCGTGGCCGGTAATCCTTCATCACCCAGCCAATGGGATGGTTCTTCGATGGATCTCTTCCTTTCGGCTATGTCACAAGCACCTACTTATGGCCCTTACCTAACTGATGGCAGCGGGCGGTACACTTACAAAGCTTATGATTTTGAGTATAACAATAAAAACCCAATAGCTGTATTGGATCAAAATTTCAGAAGGATTACTAATGATTATGCGGTAAACGCCCAGGGCTGGTTTGAGGTGCAGTTTAATAAAGACATTTCCTGGTATACCAAAGGCGCGGTGAACTTTAATATGGATAAATACAAGGATTTTAAAGCCACCCTTGATGAGTACAATTTCAAAACCAATCAACTGGCAACATCCCTTGACCTTGGTAAAGGCTTAACCGACCAGGATCAACAAACTGTATATACCAATTTATTCAGCTACTTAAATTATGCACATGATTTCCACGGGCATAACCTTAAGGCGCAATTTGGCTACAGCATTGAGCAAAGTAAATACCAGTATTTACAAGGATATCGTAAAAATTTCCCGGTGCTGGACCTGCAGGAACTAAACGCGGGCGGTTCTGATATACAAAATGCATATGGTACATCAAATCAGTGGGCACTGATGTCTTATTTCGGTCGTTTAAATTACGATTATAAAGGCCGTTATTTGTTAGAGGGCAACATCCGTGATGACGGAAGTTCGAGATTTAATGGCGCCAATAAATGGGGAGTGTTTCCTTCGTTTTCGGCAGGCTGGCGTGTTACCGAAGAGCCGTTTGTAAAAGCCATGAATTTAACCTGGCTGGATAATTTTAAATTAAGAGGTTCATGGGGGCAATTAGGCAACCAAAATGTAGGTAATTATCCCTATCAGGCGCTGTTAAACCTTACAGGAAACTATTCGTTTGATAACTCAACCCTAACAACAGGCGTAGCGCAACAGGCCTTAAACAACCCGGTTATAAAATGGGAAACAACCACCATGACCGATATTGGTTTGGATGTTACTATTTTCAAAAACTTTAATTTAACTGCCGATTGGTATAATAAAACAACGTCTGATATTTTAAGACAGGCACAGGTTACGGCGGTTGTTGGCCTAAGTTCTCCTACTATTAATGATGGCGTGGTGAATAATAGGGGTATTGAGCTTGGCCTGTCATACAATAATGTAATACGTGACGGTGCTTTAAAAGGCCTGGCCTTTAACATAGGGGCGAATGTTGATCATAACCGTAACAGACTGGTGAAATTTGGCCAAACCGAAATAAACGATTATAAGATCAACCAAAACGGGCTGCCGTGGAACTCGTTCTATATGTTGGACGTTATCGGCATCTTCCAGTCGGCAGCAGAGGTAGCTAATTCTCCCAAACAGTTTTCTGATTCTACCTTACCGGGCGACTTAAAATATAGAGATGTAAACGGCGATGGTAAAATTGATCAAAACGACCGTACAATTATCGGTGGTGTTTATCCGAAATTAAACTACTCATTTAACTTATCGGCCAGCTTTAAAGGTTTTGACTTATCAGCCATGATGCAAGGCGTTTACGGTGTTAAATCTTATGTATCAGGTTGGGGCACTATACCATTTGTGCAAGGCTCGTCGCCAACCACCGATTGGTTGAATGCCTGGACTCCTGAGCACCCTTCAACCTCTATGCCGCGCATTTATTTCGGGCAAAGCGCACCTGATAAGATCGGTCGCCGGTCTACCTTTTTCCTTCAGGATGCATCTTATTTAAGGCTTAAAAACCTGGTACTGGGTTATACCATTCCGGCGCAGCTCACCAAGAAGATAGGTATTAACCGCCTAAGGGTTTATTTTGCCGGCGATAACCTGTTAACTATAACCAAGTTTAAAGGCCTTGATCCTGAACGTTATGGCAGCGGAGACCAGGTGCAGTACCCGCAAAATAAAATCTACTCTTTTGGTTTGAACGTATCCTTTTAA
- a CDS encoding RagB/SusD family nutrient uptake outer membrane protein, with product MKNRIIITIILITSLFLGACKKALDLNPNDQIATSTFYKSKADFDAAVAAVYASLQQEEFSYGMAFRDGFTDNGYNQFNSGAAKDFVQGNFNPTTGGYETDIYNHSYAGIARVNLFLKNLGNYKGADISDSQRKVYEGEVRFIRAFLYFQLYSIYGDVPLVTQPLDLSNQKQPKVPAAQVLAQITADLDYGIANLSTNAYYANGGHVAASSAKALKARVLLFAAFGSTGTPDAAMLTQVRNLCLDLMGQYKLSTNFEDIFRDATQKNNTEIMFSVNFLAPNNTAPWDMYYGDWDACAPLQNMVDAFECTDGQPYGTSPLTDTKNQFKNRDPRLAKTVYADSVYFGPGKVHHPSNLRPTGYGIIKFLEPNNIPYGFSTLSQQDAVILRLGEVMLMYAEAQNEIAGPDATVYKAMADLRARVNMPAFPAGYTKDQMRERIRHERRVELAFEGLRHYDLLRWHIAGPVLNAVKTSLINYHFEDKFYHWPLPQTEIDKSGGVLIQNPDYK from the coding sequence ATGAAAAATCGAATTATAATAACCATCATATTAATTACATCGCTGTTTTTAGGCGCATGTAAAAAGGCTCTTGATTTAAACCCCAACGATCAGATAGCCACTTCAACTTTCTATAAATCGAAAGCGGACTTTGACGCGGCTGTGGCAGCGGTTTATGCATCCCTTCAACAAGAAGAATTTTCTTATGGCATGGCCTTTAGGGATGGATTTACCGACAACGGCTATAACCAGTTTAATTCGGGTGCCGCTAAAGACTTTGTACAGGGCAATTTTAACCCTACAACCGGCGGTTACGAAACTGATATTTATAATCACAGTTATGCCGGTATTGCCAGGGTAAACCTGTTTTTGAAAAATTTAGGCAATTATAAAGGGGCAGATATATCTGACAGTCAGCGTAAAGTATACGAAGGTGAAGTAAGGTTTATCCGTGCTTTTCTCTACTTTCAGTTATACAGCATTTACGGCGACGTTCCGTTGGTGACACAGCCGCTTGATCTGAGCAACCAGAAACAACCTAAGGTACCTGCTGCACAAGTGCTCGCTCAGATCACTGCCGACCTTGATTATGGCATTGCCAACTTAAGCACCAATGCCTATTACGCCAACGGTGGTCATGTTGCGGCATCATCTGCCAAAGCATTAAAAGCAAGGGTTTTATTATTTGCCGCATTTGGCAGCACCGGCACGCCTGATGCCGCCATGCTAACCCAGGTGCGGAACCTTTGTTTGGATTTAATGGGCCAGTATAAACTAAGCACCAATTTTGAGGATATTTTCAGGGATGCTACCCAGAAAAACAATACCGAGATCATGTTTTCCGTTAACTTCCTGGCTCCAAACAATACAGCCCCGTGGGATATGTATTATGGTGATTGGGATGCCTGTGCACCGTTGCAAAATATGGTTGATGCTTTTGAATGCACAGATGGGCAGCCTTATGGTACTTCGCCGTTAACTGATACAAAAAATCAGTTCAAAAACCGCGACCCAAGGTTGGCCAAAACCGTATATGCCGATTCAGTATATTTTGGTCCGGGCAAGGTTCACCATCCTTCAAATCTGAGGCCTACAGGCTATGGAATTATCAAATTCCTTGAACCTAATAACATACCTTATGGCTTTTCAACTCTTAGTCAGCAGGATGCGGTTATTTTACGTTTAGGCGAGGTGATGCTGATGTATGCCGAAGCTCAAAATGAAATTGCCGGCCCTGATGCAACAGTTTATAAAGCTATGGCCGATTTGCGCGCAAGGGTAAATATGCCGGCTTTCCCGGCCGGGTATACCAAAGATCAGATGCGTGAACGGATCAGGCACGAACGCCGTGTGGAGCTCGCTTTCGAAGGTTTGCGCCACTACGATCTGTTAAGATGGCATATTGCCGGCCCGGTACTTAACGCGGTAAAAACCAGCCTTATCAATTATCATTTTGAGGATAAGTTTTACCATTGGCCGCTGCCTCAAACAGAAATCGACAAGAGCGGAGGTGTACTTATACAAAATCCGGATTACAAATAG